Proteins encoded within one genomic window of Bemisia tabaci chromosome 2, PGI_BMITA_v3:
- the LOC140224017 gene encoding protein FMC1 homolog — translation MAEKILLTAGLRSLLAEIRHATSEVKRKDSSIYKYIMSQYRKYQITDLQHCKAQEEMQFLAQTYSCYLKSIRKQNELHELYRGKGEMSIGETANLVGFKLPHDPK, via the coding sequence ATGGCAGAAAAGATATTACTCACAGCTGGGCTACGTAGTTTGTTAGCTGAAATCAGGCATGCAACTTCTGAAGTCAAGCGAAAAGACTCTTCGATTTATAAGTACATAATGAGCCAATACAGAAAGTACCAAATTACAGATTTGCAGCATTGTAAGGCTCAAgaagaaatgcaatttttggcaCAGACTTATTCTTGTTATCTAAAAAGCATTCGCAAACAAAATGAGTTGCACGAGCTGTATCGAGGCAAAGGAGAAATGTCAATCGGAGAGACTGCCAATTTAGTTGGATTTAAACTTCCGCACGATCCAAAGTAA